CTCGGGCCCAAACACTACACATAGTAGTTGCTTAAATATATTGTTATTAAGAAAATGTTATGATAAAAACGATATTATGAAAAATAATATAAAAAATGTTATAAAAAACTCATAAGATTATCTCATAAAGATATTATTGGCTGTCTGGCTTCTTCTTTTTCAGGAAGTCCTCCCAAATCATTATTGCTTCCCTGCTGACTTCCTCTGTTCCCTTTGGCGGGTTTGTGTCCAGGTATGCAACAGTTGACTTGGAGTTCTCAAAAAGCTGCCTCAGCCATACACTTCCGTACCTTTCCTCAATCTTTCTCTGGAAAAGAAGGTTCTCAAATATTGTCCTTGCCTTGTTTCTCTCCTCAATCCTTCTCATTACAACATCAGCGCTCACCTTTGTGAGAATAAGAAGTTCAGGCGCGTATTCCATTGCAAGCCGGTTTCCAGGAAGCTTCATAAGTTCATCAAGGGGAATTCTTCCCTGAACAGGCTGGTACACAAATGATGTTGCAATTCCCCGGTCCTGGAAAACAAACTTCCCCATTTTAAGCGCAGGTATTATTATTTTTTTGTATAAGATTTCCCGGTCCAGCGAAAATGCCTGTGCAATTGAAAGAGCAGAATAACTCCTATTTGAGGGGAGTATCAATTCCTCTTTTATTGCCCTTCCCACATAGAACGGGCTTGGCTCTGCAGAAACAACAACTTCATGCTCCTCAATCTCCTTTTCAGTTGGGAAGCACTTTTTCTCCTCATAATAGCGCTCCAGGTTGAGAATCTTCATGCTGTATGACTTTGCCCAGGACTCAAGAGAGCCGAGAATAACGCTCTTTCCAGAGGCGTCCATGCCGTCCACAATAACAAGCCTTCCCTTCATTCCAACCCCAAATCAATTAATATACTGAAGTATATAAATTTTTTTGAAGCATTGCTGCAAAAGCGGCAAGCCGGATATGGCAGGGCAATGAATATTTTCCATGCCACGAAAATTTATAAACCATCTTAGGCCATAAGAGATTGTTTCACATTTTGGGGGTGCATATTTTGGAAAAGAAAAAAGAAAGTATTGTTTATGATTACAGAAAGCCAGTATTCCTTGCGAATCTTTATCCCCAGAGCAATTATGATATGGAAATTGACGAGGGCTGGTCATCAGGGATGAGAAGGTATGCAACAATTGATGTAAGCGCCCTTTCAAAAAATCAGATTGAATCAGTCCTTGAAAGGATAATTAAAGAGGCAGAGGATTTTTCAGTATGCAAGAGTGTTCAGGTTTCAGGATTCAACAAGTCACGAAAGAGGTATCTTGCAGTAAGCGGGGAAAGCCATCTCAGATATCAGGTAGATATTAGGGATTTGATGCTTGAGCAGCTATATATAATAACAGAAAACCTGCCTGTGAAATATCTTGATTCTTATGTTGAGCCGCCAAGGCAGGATAAAAATAAGAAATAAAGTTTTAGTTCTTTTTTTTAATTATGCGCGGGCTGGCTTTGCGCAGTAGTATTTTGACCTCTTAAGAAGATACTGCCTTATCGTTGGCTTAAACATTCTCATGAAGAATCTTGAGGCAGCCACTTTCTTTTTTACCTCGTTAAAATAGTCGGCAAGGGTGTGCCTCTGGTATTTCAGGAATTTCTCGCTTTCCGCTGTTTCCATGTATCCGCAGTGGAATGAGTCCTTTCCAAAAGCATCTTTAGGCAGGAATCCTTTTCCAAGCCCGAAAAGCTCAGTCATTCTGTCCAGGTATTCCCTGTAGCTTGTCCTGCACTTTTCCCCTCCTGCAATGTTTAAGGTTTTTCCCAGGATTTCATTGTTCTCAACTGCGTTCGAGAGTGCAAGCCCCACATCTTTTGTGTCGCATATTTCAATGGATGTTTCAAGAGGCATGTCAAACATAAGAGGGTCCATCTTAAGCTTGTTCATTGAGACAATGTAAGTGAGCCGAAAGATTGTGTATTCAAGCCCTGATTCCCTTATCATCTTCTCGCATTCAAGTTTCTGCCTGGCATATTCATCATGTGAGTTTGGATTAGGAGAGTCCTCTGAATAAATCATCGGGTTTTTCAGCCTGTCACCGTATACTGCAATTGAGGAAGTGTAAATCAGCTTTCCCGGCTTCTTTTCATTTTTCATCGCAGAAATGATGTTGGCAGTTCCGTAAAAATTCACTGACTCGGCAAGTTTCGGCTTCTGGTCTGCAAGAGGCGGTATTATTGCAGCGGTGTGGATTACAACATCGCTTCCGTAAACTGCCTTTTTCACATCTTCAATATTCCTTATGTCGCCCCAGAAAATCTCAGCCTTTTTTTTGTATCCTTGGGAAATCCTTTGGTTTCTTGAATTCTTCACTTCAAAGACCTTCACCTGATAATCCTTCTTTATCAATTCATCAAGAGTGCTAAGCCCCACATTCCCAAATGCGCCCGTGAGAAGAACTTTCATGATGCCACCTCATTAAGATTATTTTTCGGGTAATTGTTCTGCCTTAATATAACTTATGCAATTATTCTTATCACCAATGATTTCATACTGAGAAAATAGGGAAATATCAGTGATAAGTTTAAACGCGAATAAAATTAAATAAAAAGAATTTTATGCTTTTATGCCAATTCTTTGTCGGCAAATCTTGACTCATAAGTTTTCATAAGCTCATCAATTGCAGGCTCTTCCTTTTTGTCATAAACTCTTACCTTGAATCCATCGCAGGGAATGTCCTTCGGGAAGAAACCAGTTGCAAACCTGGGTTCGCTTGATATCTCTCCAACCAATACCTCAATTGTTCCATATGGAATTATTCCAAGAATTTTCCTTTCAATGGTTTTTGCTATGATGTGCGAAAAAGTGCCCGGGCTTATATGTTCGCCGGAAGAAGAATTATATGATTTTTCGCTGCTGTCTTTGATTAGGTCATAAAGCCCCTTTCCAGCAAGATACCTATGTATGAACTGAAAATAATCGTAGCAGAGGCTGCTTCTTTCAATATTCTCTTCCCTTGTTCTTTCTTTCTCTTCTTCCATCTCAATCACTTTAAGCCAGCGCACCAAATCCCACTTATAAGCTTTTCGGTTTTTTCCGATTTTGTCGTTTCTAATCAGTGACTAATTTAAGAAATTTTTAATGAGTTTAATTCAGCGAAAACTTTATAATGGCGCTCCCA
Above is a genomic segment from Candidatus Woesearchaeota archaeon containing:
- a CDS encoding NAD(P)-dependent oxidoreductase; translation: MKVLLTGAFGNVGLSTLDELIKKDYQVKVFEVKNSRNQRISQGYKKKAEIFWGDIRNIEDVKKAVYGSDVVIHTAAIIPPLADQKPKLAESVNFYGTANIISAMKNEKKPGKLIYTSSIAVYGDRLKNPMIYSEDSPNPNSHDEYARQKLECEKMIRESGLEYTIFRLTYIVSMNKLKMDPLMFDMPLETSIEICDTKDVGLALSNAVENNEILGKTLNIAGGEKCRTSYREYLDRMTELFGLGKGFLPKDAFGKDSFHCGYMETAESEKFLKYQRHTLADYFNEVKKKVAASRFFMRMFKPTIRQYLLKRSKYYCAKPARA